One genomic segment of Vibrio penaeicida includes these proteins:
- a CDS encoding PTS transporter subunit EIIC, protein MKPNKGSSPFAYLMKGVSKLSTVGRALMLPISILPAAGLLLAFGDKLGIPLMVGAGDVIFSNLPLLFAVGAAVGLSKESGIAGLAAVVAMLVMNMTIGVSAGVTQEMALEGGAYALVLGIPSLQMGVFGGLIAGILAASMYNRFHAIQLPAFLGFFSGKRFVPIVTALAAFVLGLLLPNVWMHVQSGIDGLSGVVNGDNQALSTFIFGFTERALIPLGLHHIWYPSFWFTFGEFTTEAGQIVNGDQAIWFKMLADGVKDFDSATYQGAGKFMQGEFPLMLFALPAACLAMYHEAKTSQRKYAAGILFSAALTCFLTGITEPVEFAFIFISPLLYLFNALCTGFAYMFMYLLDAHLAKSFSAGFIDYITLGIMPAMNGFETNYFAAVLVGVPMAALYYVVFRFTIRKFNLQTPGRSEEAKEELDLTDEQLTKLTLDFLGGKENLTSVSACITRLRLEVVDTKLVNAKGLEDIGAMGVINVGSNGVQVIFGAKAQFIAERINRVN, encoded by the coding sequence ATGAAGCCTAATAAAGGCTCATCCCCCTTTGCGTATCTCATGAAGGGTGTATCAAAACTTTCAACTGTTGGGCGCGCGTTGATGCTCCCAATTTCTATTTTGCCAGCCGCAGGTTTATTGCTTGCATTTGGTGACAAGCTTGGCATTCCACTCATGGTTGGCGCTGGGGATGTCATCTTCAGCAACTTACCATTGTTGTTTGCCGTTGGGGCCGCGGTTGGGCTTTCAAAAGAGTCGGGTATTGCGGGTCTAGCGGCAGTTGTCGCGATGCTGGTGATGAACATGACTATTGGTGTGAGTGCGGGCGTGACACAAGAAATGGCACTCGAAGGCGGAGCGTACGCTCTGGTATTGGGCATCCCTAGCTTACAAATGGGGGTATTCGGCGGTTTAATAGCGGGTATTCTCGCCGCGTCCATGTATAACCGATTCCACGCAATTCAATTACCCGCATTTTTAGGCTTCTTTTCTGGTAAGCGATTTGTCCCTATTGTGACGGCTTTGGCAGCGTTTGTACTTGGGCTATTGCTGCCTAACGTGTGGATGCATGTTCAAAGTGGGATTGACGGTTTGTCGGGTGTTGTTAACGGTGATAACCAAGCGCTTTCTACCTTCATTTTTGGATTCACAGAGCGTGCGCTGATCCCATTAGGCTTACACCACATTTGGTATCCGTCTTTCTGGTTCACGTTTGGTGAGTTCACGACGGAAGCTGGTCAAATCGTCAATGGTGATCAGGCTATTTGGTTTAAAATGTTGGCGGATGGAGTGAAGGATTTTGATTCCGCCACGTATCAAGGCGCAGGCAAATTCATGCAGGGTGAATTCCCACTTATGCTTTTTGCATTACCCGCTGCCTGTTTAGCCATGTACCACGAAGCCAAAACCAGCCAGAGAAAATACGCTGCAGGTATCCTATTTTCGGCAGCCCTTACTTGTTTCCTAACCGGAATTACAGAGCCGGTTGAGTTTGCGTTTATCTTTATTTCGCCGTTGCTGTATTTGTTCAACGCACTTTGTACCGGCTTCGCGTACATGTTTATGTACTTGCTGGATGCTCACTTAGCCAAGTCTTTCTCGGCTGGGTTTATTGATTACATTACACTTGGCATTATGCCTGCCATGAACGGGTTCGAGACGAACTATTTTGCGGCAGTGCTGGTTGGTGTGCCAATGGCCGCGCTTTATTACGTGGTGTTCCGATTCACTATTCGCAAATTCAATCTGCAAACTCCGGGCAGAAGCGAAGAGGCGAAAGAAGAATTAGATTTAACTGACGAACAGCTGACTAAGCTGACATTGGACTTCCTTGGTGGCAAAGAAAACCTGACGTCTGTAAGTGCGTGTATTACCCGTCTTCGTCTTGAAGTGGTGGATACCAAACTTGTAAACGCCAAAGGCTTGGAAGACATTGGTGCAATGGGTGTGATTAACGTTGGTTCCAATGGTGTACAAGTTATATTTGGGGCAAAAGCCCAGTTTATTGCTGAACG
- a CDS encoding LysR family transcriptional regulator, with product MALMQQKTGKERVMNFKRIETFVLVATLGSFRKAAEQQFTTQPAISTRIAGLEEELGVKLFDRDASPVVLTAQGKDLLPYAEKMLYMAEQMHKRADISRLLSGTLRLGVSETIAHTWLTDFLKVLHHELPNLDVDMTVDVTGNLKNSLLDRSLDLAFLMGPVPEPGITNHDLCQFPLVWVASTDLPLPEKTLSLEEMVQYPIITYARNTQPFSEISEKFMQIDGLPARFFSSSSLSACLKLTQDQIGISTLPLATVSSDIKRGILKKLDAHWEPSALAFTASYPSVAFNSAAELAAEIAVKVAEKFEQGDK from the coding sequence ATGGCATTAATGCAGCAAAAAACGGGCAAGGAACGCGTAATGAATTTCAAGCGCATTGAGACATTTGTGCTAGTGGCAACTCTCGGTAGTTTTCGTAAAGCAGCGGAGCAACAGTTCACCACCCAACCAGCAATTTCGACCCGAATTGCAGGATTGGAAGAAGAGTTGGGCGTAAAGCTGTTCGACAGAGACGCTTCTCCCGTTGTTCTCACAGCCCAAGGTAAAGACCTATTACCTTATGCTGAAAAAATGCTCTATATGGCTGAACAAATGCACAAACGTGCCGACATCAGCCGGTTACTTTCAGGAACTCTGCGTTTGGGAGTTTCTGAAACCATTGCACATACTTGGCTAACCGATTTTCTCAAAGTACTTCATCATGAGCTGCCTAACCTTGATGTGGATATGACGGTTGATGTCACGGGAAACTTGAAGAATAGCTTGCTTGATCGGTCACTGGATTTGGCTTTTTTAATGGGGCCGGTTCCCGAACCTGGGATTACCAATCACGACCTTTGCCAATTTCCATTGGTATGGGTCGCGAGCACCGACCTGCCTTTGCCAGAAAAAACTTTGTCGCTAGAAGAAATGGTTCAATACCCGATCATTACATACGCTCGCAACACGCAACCCTTTTCCGAGATCAGTGAAAAATTCATGCAGATAGATGGGCTCCCCGCGCGTTTTTTCTCGTCCAGTTCACTGTCTGCCTGCCTTAAGCTCACCCAAGATCAAATTGGCATTTCCACTTTGCCACTGGCGACAGTCTCTTCCGATATTAAACGCGGGATACTCAAAAAATTGGATGCTCACTGGGAACCCTCTGCTTTAGCCTTTACCGCTTCGTATCCTTCGGTTGCATTTAACAGTGCGGCTGAACTTGCCGCAGAGATTGCGGTGAAAGTGGCAGAGAAATTTGAACAGGGTGATAAATAA
- a CDS encoding putative hydro-lyase, whose amino-acid sequence MPNTHSKPSAYKTQLLAQASEVRKKIRLGKFNQPTSGVASGLVQGNIVILPQEWANDFLRFCQNNPAACPLIAVSQPGHPLLSDLGEDIDIRTDVPEFKVFRHGEHAETVTDINSLWQSDFVTFVLGCSFSFEDALERAGLTVRNIESQTNVSMYKTNIQTTPSGRFHGNMVVSMRPFVASDAIRAIQVTSRLPKAHGAPVHIGDPALIGIDDLSQPDFGDAVDVHQHELPIFWACGVTPQVAIANAKPPIAITHVPGKMLITDCLNDELAVL is encoded by the coding sequence ATGCCAAATACACACTCTAAGCCTTCAGCCTATAAGACTCAGTTACTTGCTCAAGCGTCTGAAGTAAGAAAAAAAATCCGACTTGGAAAATTCAACCAGCCAACCAGTGGTGTCGCCTCTGGGCTGGTTCAAGGCAATATCGTGATACTACCGCAAGAGTGGGCAAACGACTTTTTACGGTTTTGCCAAAACAATCCTGCCGCTTGCCCGCTAATTGCCGTTTCTCAGCCCGGGCATCCTCTGTTGTCCGATCTTGGTGAAGACATCGACATAAGAACGGATGTGCCAGAGTTCAAGGTATTTCGACACGGGGAACACGCAGAAACCGTTACCGACATTAACAGCCTTTGGCAGTCAGATTTTGTCACGTTTGTACTCGGATGCTCATTTTCATTCGAAGATGCACTTGAGCGCGCAGGGCTTACCGTGAGAAACATCGAATCCCAAACCAATGTTTCTATGTACAAAACCAATATTCAAACCACGCCAAGTGGCCGGTTTCACGGCAATATGGTGGTGTCCATGCGCCCATTTGTGGCATCAGATGCAATCCGCGCCATCCAAGTCACCTCCCGCTTGCCTAAAGCACACGGCGCCCCCGTCCACATTGGCGACCCAGCCCTGATAGGGATCGATGATCTATCACAGCCTGACTTTGGTGATGCCGTCGACGTACACCAACACGAACTTCCTATTTTTTGGGCTTGTGGCGTAACACCGCAAGTGGCGATCGCCAATGCAAAACCCCCCATTGCGATCACCCATGTACCCGGAAAAATGCTCATCACAGATTGCCTAAACGATGAACTGGCAGTGCTGTAG
- a CDS encoding TRAP transporter substrate-binding protein, with protein MKWIAKTAATLLISGLAAHNAIAAKWHMPTPYGDGHLPTQIAYQFAKDIKSYTDGDVDITVYSGASLMKHPEIPRAVRTGQVQLGEVFIGIMGNTHPIFKHDNIPFLATNYDQAKKLWLAAKPEVEKQLSKEGLMLLYTVPWPAQSLYTKKPVQSLADLQGSKMRAYSPSTSRLADLMNTTPTTVQLPDIPQAFSTGIIDAMITSPSTGANGQAWDYLSHFTEVKAWIPKNFVVVNKRAFKRLDKDTQKSILTAAEKAETSAWDLVVEREARDTAILADNGIKVTQPSEKLLSELKEIGVTMTKEWEQEAPSEVKTVLDRYNQ; from the coding sequence ATGAAATGGATAGCAAAAACCGCAGCCACGTTACTTATCAGTGGATTAGCCGCTCACAATGCGATTGCCGCTAAGTGGCACATGCCAACACCTTACGGGGATGGTCACTTACCTACTCAAATCGCTTATCAGTTCGCGAAAGACATCAAAAGCTATACCGATGGTGATGTCGATATCACAGTATATTCTGGTGCATCTTTGATGAAACACCCTGAGATTCCACGCGCAGTGCGCACTGGCCAAGTTCAGCTTGGGGAAGTGTTCATCGGAATCATGGGAAACACGCACCCAATCTTTAAACACGACAACATTCCTTTCCTTGCGACCAATTACGACCAAGCCAAGAAGTTATGGTTAGCCGCTAAACCAGAAGTTGAAAAGCAACTCAGCAAAGAAGGGTTGATGCTTCTGTACACTGTGCCGTGGCCAGCACAAAGCCTTTACACGAAGAAACCCGTTCAATCGTTAGCTGATCTACAAGGCAGTAAGATGCGCGCCTACAGCCCATCCACATCGCGCCTTGCTGATTTGATGAATACCACCCCGACGACTGTTCAGTTACCGGACATTCCGCAAGCATTCAGCACCGGCATTATTGATGCAATGATCACCTCTCCATCAACAGGCGCAAATGGGCAAGCATGGGATTACCTAAGCCACTTCACAGAAGTAAAAGCTTGGATTCCTAAAAACTTCGTTGTTGTAAACAAGCGCGCGTTCAAACGCCTAGATAAAGACACTCAGAAGAGCATTCTTACGGCGGCTGAAAAAGCAGAAACATCGGCGTGGGATCTCGTTGTAGAGCGTGAAGCTCGTGATACTGCCATCCTTGCAGACAACGGCATCAAAGTAACGCAGCCATCAGAGAAATTGCTGTCTGAGCTGAAAGAGATTGGCGTCACCATGACGAAAGAATGGGAACAAGAAGCCCCTTCAGAAGTAAAAACGGTGCTAGACAGATATAACCAATAA
- a CDS encoding TRAP transporter small permease, with protein MLSGYSSGLCIVLMMLIILAQVVGRFFGFIVPSAEDFSGYALAASTFFGLAYAFREGGHIRVTLVIQRLPERVQHYQETFILIFAFLLVTFMSFYCAHMVWESYDFEEVTHGYIPIPLWIPQVPVALGMFGLNLAVLDNLILTLKGQAPTYKAHEGETE; from the coding sequence ATGCTGTCTGGCTACTCATCTGGGTTGTGCATCGTTCTGATGATGCTGATCATTTTGGCACAGGTAGTGGGTCGCTTTTTTGGGTTTATTGTGCCGTCAGCCGAAGATTTTTCCGGCTACGCTTTGGCGGCATCCACTTTTTTTGGGCTTGCATACGCATTTCGGGAAGGTGGACACATTCGCGTTACGTTGGTGATTCAACGTTTACCTGAACGCGTTCAACACTATCAAGAAACGTTCATCCTTATTTTTGCTTTTCTCTTGGTGACTTTTATGAGCTTTTACTGCGCCCATATGGTGTGGGAATCCTACGATTTTGAAGAAGTCACCCATGGCTACATTCCGATTCCGTTGTGGATACCGCAAGTGCCTGTTGCACTTGGCATGTTTGGTCTTAATTTGGCTGTTCTCGATAACCTCATTTTGACATTGAAAGGGCAAGCGCCAACTTACAAAGCCCACGAAGGCGAGACGGAGTAA
- a CDS encoding TRAP transporter large permease — translation MDISVISIILALTMILMLAAGIWVSLALIGVGVLGLYMTGNEQIGLLFATSSWGGSTSWSLTALPMFIWMGELLFRTRLSEDLFKGLAPWLSGFPGKLLHVNVLSCGIFAAVSGSSAATAATIGRMTLPELKAQGYSEKMAIGTLAGSGTLGLLIPPSIILIVYGVAAEVSIGRLFIAGALPGLMLVLMFMGYTAVWALLNKDGLPAHSKESVSFTVKLAALKKLLPIVSLILFVLGSIYGGLTTPTEAAALGVFGALILAWTTGSLSLNNFLDSLLGAVKSSCMIGLILVGAHFLTLAMGFLGIPRALAEWIATFTLSPFELLIYLTVLFVILGCFLDGISVVVLTVAVVMPMVQQAGIDLLWFGIFIVLVVEMSQITPPVGFNLFVIQALTGKDILYVARAALPFFLLILVGLVMITVFPEIVTYLPTTMTQR, via the coding sequence ATGGATATTTCTGTTATTTCTATTATCTTAGCGCTCACCATGATCCTAATGCTCGCGGCTGGGATATGGGTGTCGCTTGCCTTAATTGGCGTTGGTGTTCTCGGTTTGTACATGACGGGGAATGAACAAATCGGTTTGTTGTTCGCTACCTCAAGTTGGGGTGGAAGCACCAGTTGGTCACTCACGGCTTTGCCGATGTTTATTTGGATGGGGGAGCTGCTGTTTAGAACTCGCCTGTCTGAAGATCTCTTTAAAGGGCTTGCCCCGTGGTTAAGTGGTTTTCCGGGTAAGCTCTTACACGTTAACGTACTGAGCTGTGGTATTTTCGCTGCGGTATCGGGGTCATCAGCCGCGACAGCGGCAACCATTGGTCGCATGACACTGCCCGAACTCAAAGCCCAAGGTTACAGCGAAAAAATGGCCATTGGCACGCTTGCGGGTTCTGGCACTTTGGGCTTACTGATCCCACCTTCTATCATTTTGATCGTTTATGGTGTGGCCGCAGAAGTGTCCATTGGTCGGCTTTTCATCGCAGGAGCCCTACCCGGACTTATGCTGGTGTTAATGTTTATGGGCTACACCGCAGTATGGGCACTACTCAATAAAGACGGGCTTCCTGCTCACAGTAAAGAGAGCGTGTCTTTCACCGTTAAATTGGCGGCGCTGAAAAAGCTCCTGCCTATCGTAAGCCTTATCTTGTTCGTACTCGGCTCAATATACGGTGGACTAACGACACCAACCGAAGCGGCTGCGCTGGGTGTCTTTGGCGCACTCATTCTGGCGTGGACGACGGGTTCTTTATCGCTGAACAACTTTCTTGATAGCTTGCTCGGCGCGGTAAAAAGTTCCTGTATGATTGGGCTGATTCTGGTTGGCGCGCACTTTCTGACACTGGCAATGGGCTTTTTGGGTATTCCTCGCGCATTGGCTGAATGGATCGCGACGTTTACTCTGTCTCCGTTTGAATTACTTATCTACCTAACGGTGCTGTTCGTTATTCTAGGGTGTTTTTTGGATGGCATCTCAGTTGTTGTGTTAACCGTCGCAGTTGTCATGCCGATGGTGCAACAAGCTGGCATCGACTTGTTGTGGTTTGGTATATTCATTGTATTGGTTGTCGAAATGTCACAAATTACCCCGCCAGTTGGGTTTAACTTATTTGTCATTCAGGCACTCACAGGTAAAGACATACTCTATGTGGCTCGCGCTGCGCTGCCCTTTTTCCTATTGATTTTAGTTGGTTTGGTAATGATCACCGTATTCCCAGAAATCGTGACTTACTTACCCACCACCATGACACAAAGATAA
- a CDS encoding 5-oxoprolinase subunit PxpA, whose product MKLNCDMGESFGGWAKGQDSHVMPFIDMANIACGFHASDPLTMDKTVRMAVENNVKIGAHPGYPDLIGFGRRNMDIAPQELEAILIYQIGALDAICQKHGTEVSYIKPHGAMYNQMMKDKTILSTIMKTVRKVRPLCPLVVMATPNNDIIRAMAQEHGIEVWFEAFSDRAYDDQGYLVSRNEAGSVYTDFTSIKNQICQIIEEGCVTTITGKKLSIDVDTICIHGDGEHAASVSEAAAVMRRAN is encoded by the coding sequence ATGAAACTGAATTGCGATATGGGTGAGTCCTTTGGCGGTTGGGCCAAAGGACAGGATTCTCACGTCATGCCTTTTATCGACATGGCAAACATTGCGTGTGGTTTTCACGCTTCAGACCCACTGACCATGGACAAAACTGTTCGCATGGCCGTCGAGAACAACGTAAAAATTGGTGCGCACCCTGGCTACCCCGATCTGATTGGGTTTGGGCGTCGCAACATGGATATTGCACCTCAAGAGCTTGAAGCCATATTGATTTACCAAATTGGCGCTCTGGATGCGATTTGCCAAAAGCACGGCACTGAAGTCAGCTACATCAAACCTCACGGTGCAATGTACAACCAGATGATGAAAGACAAAACCATTCTGTCGACTATCATGAAAACGGTTCGTAAAGTTCGTCCCCTTTGCCCGCTAGTAGTGATGGCAACCCCAAATAACGACATTATTCGAGCCATGGCTCAAGAACACGGTATTGAGGTGTGGTTTGAAGCATTTTCTGATCGGGCATACGACGATCAAGGCTACCTCGTTTCGCGCAATGAAGCGGGCTCGGTTTACACCGATTTCACCAGCATCAAAAATCAAATCTGCCAAATCATCGAAGAAGGCTGCGTGACGACGATTACCGGCAAAAAGCTCTCTATAGATGTAGATACCATCTGTATTCACGGAGACGGCGAGCACGCTGCCAGCGTGAGTGAAGCGGCGGCAGTAATGAGGAGAGCCAACTGA
- the pxpB gene encoding 5-oxoprolinase subunit PxpB produces the protein MRIEPVNEMTCIVYFGDQINEQIAQQISWAINRIHESLGDIVIDIIPSYTSILVCYDVNKTDRFNIIANLKSALRGSSSTNTKTQSSHVVDLPVYYGDEVALDLQDICDHHKLSKSEVIQIHSDKIYQVYAIGFSPGFAYLGTTDERITMPRKSTPRLKVPTGSVGVADNQTAIYPSSTPGGWQIVGRTPLKMIDWESDSLARVAVGNQVRFRPITREEFLDLGGQFDEL, from the coding sequence ATGCGCATAGAGCCGGTCAATGAAATGACCTGTATCGTGTATTTTGGCGACCAAATTAACGAACAAATCGCACAACAAATAAGCTGGGCGATCAACCGAATACACGAAAGTCTTGGCGACATTGTGATCGACATTATTCCGTCTTACACCTCCATTTTGGTGTGTTATGACGTCAATAAAACCGATCGATTCAACATCATTGCCAATCTAAAGAGTGCGCTTCGTGGATCGAGTTCTACCAATACAAAAACTCAGTCTTCACACGTTGTAGACCTACCCGTTTACTATGGCGATGAGGTCGCTCTGGATTTACAAGATATTTGCGATCACCATAAGCTGAGTAAAAGTGAAGTCATCCAAATCCATAGCGATAAGATCTATCAAGTTTATGCCATTGGATTTAGCCCCGGCTTTGCCTATTTGGGAACAACAGATGAACGCATCACCATGCCACGCAAATCCACACCTCGTTTAAAAGTCCCCACGGGCAGCGTTGGTGTGGCGGATAACCAAACAGCAATTTACCCAAGCTCCACACCCGGTGGTTGGCAAATAGTGGGTCGAACACCGCTCAAGATGATTGATTGGGAAAGTGACTCTCTGGCTCGTGTTGCAGTCGGCAATCAAGTGCGATTTCGCCCCATAACTCGCGAAGAATTTTTAGACTTAGGAGGGCAGTTCGATGAGCTTTGA
- a CDS encoding 5-oxoprolinase subunit C family protein, with the protein MSFEVINPGLLALIQDLGRFGYQHMGITTGGPMDEHAFCWANRILDNPQNAPQLEITFGKLTLKALADTCIAITGADLNARIGDKKIQPWNTYRIQKGDTLNFDSPKNGLRAYLAVKGGFIIDLQLDSASTVSREKIGGIENGRALKQGDVLRFTPCKDDIKIRTPKWAIPDYTAPLELGVMLGYQYRDFPNNDIMTLFSTAYEVSSNIDRMGYRLSGQAIRCNRDGIISEGIAYGAIQIPKDGQPIVLMRDRQTIGGYPKIGCLSALGAGQLAQRAPGSQISFYQMDVGEAEAQRVIFNRVMQTK; encoded by the coding sequence ATGAGCTTTGAAGTCATTAATCCGGGGCTGCTTGCATTGATTCAAGATCTCGGCCGCTTCGGGTACCAACACATGGGTATTACCACGGGCGGCCCTATGGACGAACATGCTTTTTGTTGGGCAAATCGAATACTTGATAACCCTCAAAATGCGCCGCAGCTTGAAATAACATTTGGCAAGCTTACTTTAAAGGCACTCGCAGATACTTGTATTGCGATAACAGGCGCAGACTTAAACGCCAGAATCGGCGATAAAAAAATTCAGCCTTGGAATACGTATCGAATTCAAAAAGGCGATACCCTAAATTTTGATTCTCCTAAAAACGGCTTACGCGCTTATTTAGCGGTTAAGGGTGGTTTTATAATCGACCTGCAACTCGATAGCGCATCAACGGTATCACGAGAGAAAATCGGCGGTATTGAAAATGGACGCGCGTTAAAACAAGGGGATGTTCTCCGGTTTACCCCGTGTAAAGACGACATCAAAATTCGGACACCAAAATGGGCGATCCCCGACTATACAGCACCACTGGAATTGGGCGTGATGCTCGGATACCAGTACAGAGATTTTCCCAATAACGACATCATGACTCTGTTTTCCACCGCTTATGAAGTCTCGTCCAACATTGATCGAATGGGCTACCGGCTTTCTGGTCAAGCCATTCGCTGCAATCGAGATGGCATTATTTCAGAAGGCATTGCCTACGGTGCAATACAGATTCCTAAAGATGGGCAACCCATCGTGCTCATGAGAGACAGGCAAACTATCGGGGGCTACCCCAAAATAGGGTGTTTAAGCGCATTAGGGGCTGGTCAGCTCGCGCAGCGCGCCCCTGGTAGCCAAATTAGTTTTTACCAAATGGACGTTGGAGAAGCAGAGGCGCAGCGCGTCATCTTCAATCGAGTCATGCAAACTAAATAG
- a CDS encoding polymorphic toxin type 4 domain-containing protein: MATKLSKKVGARKAANALDLSPPLKITKIISVVDVLTTSLRKRLFKSSKGSKKGLSDTVKAYAKQLQAAKKRGAYLRAKSMLNSATRPVKAILDKSDVGTLFSKAPKVSKIWLPFKLNQKKWHQTRNTGAIQEMRALIFPDKRVQFDIAGEVKPSISPLRSDKGMDFKDDLPSPSTRRFNGHSLKGYERAHLWGHGFGDEARMGLMYAPKALNQVIQNNGFEKFIRDVQMLAQREGKKVLCKCKAVSHPPKGNSNLSPGKGELLLSEVFYDVAYQTKDGKTLLARFVATVSEPPESKVVMNKAESFITEF, encoded by the coding sequence ATGGCGACCAAACTTTCTAAAAAGGTGGGAGCGCGTAAAGCGGCAAACGCCCTCGATTTAAGCCCTCCCCTTAAAATAACCAAAATCATTAGCGTTGTTGATGTTCTCACTACATCGCTAAGAAAGCGCTTATTCAAGTCATCAAAAGGTTCCAAAAAAGGGTTGAGCGATACCGTTAAAGCGTACGCCAAGCAACTCCAAGCCGCCAAAAAGCGAGGGGCATATTTAAGAGCAAAGTCCATGTTAAACAGTGCGACTCGGCCAGTGAAAGCGATTTTAGACAAAAGTGATGTTGGCACACTTTTCAGCAAAGCCCCAAAAGTCTCCAAAATTTGGCTGCCATTTAAACTGAATCAAAAAAAATGGCATCAGACTCGAAATACTGGGGCAATACAGGAGATGAGGGCGTTAATCTTTCCAGATAAACGCGTCCAGTTTGATATTGCAGGGGAAGTAAAACCTTCGATTTCCCCTTTGCGCTCCGACAAAGGAATGGATTTTAAAGATGACCTTCCTTCTCCTTCAACTAGACGTTTTAACGGGCATTCATTAAAAGGATACGAACGCGCACACCTCTGGGGGCATGGATTTGGCGATGAAGCCAGAATGGGGTTGATGTACGCCCCTAAAGCACTCAATCAAGTGATTCAGAATAACGGGTTTGAAAAGTTCATTCGAGATGTCCAAATGCTGGCTCAACGCGAGGGAAAAAAGGTGCTGTGTAAGTGTAAAGCAGTCAGCCATCCACCAAAGGGGAACAGCAACCTTAGCCCCGGAAAAGGAGAACTACTGCTGTCAGAGGTATTTTATGACGTGGCGTATCAAACGAAAGATGGAAAGACGTTGCTGGCTCGTTTTGTTGCTACGGTATCTGAACCACCAGAAAGTAAAGTGGTGATGAATAAGGCAGAGTCGTTCATTACAGAATTTTAA